GGGGTAACAGCTTCATTCGTGTACATACCAGAAATATGCAACTGACAACACATAAGAGTGAAATACTGTGATTGTAAGAATTGTTGTGATAGCACATTCGCATACTTAATGCTGTGGCTATTATCCATTTGTAATACCACTCTTCAAAATTGTAATCAATAATCATTTTAACATAAAGTGGCAGAGCAGTTATTATAGCGCAACAACCTATCTTTTGTTTCAGGTACTGGAATGATGGAGAGCCCAACAACCAGGGTAATGAGGACTGTGCAGCAGCATATCCCAGAAGCAACCCCTTTAAGTCCTGGAATGATGCTCCATGCAATTATGACCTGAAATGGATTTGCGAAATGACACCAAGATCTGCAGgttaatgtgttttgttttggtttttttaaatcacattaacttttcagttaatttttTGAATGCAGATTTAACTCCACCTTAGAGACTTTTACACATCTTCTGAATCTTTTTATTGTCATGTCAACATTTGTTGAGACTACAAAATGGCAGGGAAGGTccaagtacaaaaaatacatctgattTCTGAAATGAACTATAAAATGTAAGTTAATAATTTAACTGTCATAAatagtttttttaaaactttactATGTACATATGGATTACTACTATACAGTCCTGTACACTAGGTTAACAGTTTATCAAGAAAACACCCACCTTTACATAAGCTGCACGTACCTACAAGTCACATGTTGCGTGACAAAGCAGCATTTAGAGCGTCACCTAGGGCTGAGTTGTTAAATGAAGCTTGCAAATGACACTAATATTTGTCATCACACAGACTTTAAAAACCTGCTGGCGACAGGCAGTTTGGTTCTGGCAATTCCCAAACAGCTGTTTTGTTGGTCTTTTCACACCCTGCTGTTGCAAGGATTTACTAAGAATGATGTGAAAAACTAAGAACTACCAGTGACCACAGATTCTGTAAGTAAAAAGCTTGTGGATCAAAGGGCTCGTAGGAGAATGGTCAGAGAAGTGCAAATGAATAGACATACTATAATGATGCCAGTCACATCCATATCATTTCACGCTGGTGTGCAGAAttttatatcctcctgagaccctgtgtcctcatttgAGGATGTCACATTTTGGATTTACTCAACCTTATACTTTATTCTACTTAACTTGGACCCGTTGTCCTCGTTCGCTAAcaatttttgtgccatctagtggtagtaagagcacaatacactaatccatgtgcaaacaagatggcagccatctctgccaagtcagtctgcagctgatcccgacaccAAAGTGGACAagatccaaaacctgatcacactgtatggttgaaacttgtttaattattattaataatgtgtgtagtttgacatggcaacaaatttgaccaattttagtaacagtaacaagataaaaggctgttaattaggaagtacttgtttgaagacattaagacttaattatcattgacagtgtttagttttttatactaaTTAGGTCCTACTGATCCTAAATAgtgaggagaaattaaaaatgcataccaaacaaaagtttgggtctcaggaggatatgaaaATGCAACACAGAGAGCTACCTACAATAGAATTCAACAACACTGGTGTACCTGATAAACTGTCAATCTAGTGACTACACACCATTTGATAAATAAACATCAACCAAACCCTATGTCCATTCTTTGACATCCATGTCTGACTAACGTGACATTCGTAGTAACTTTTGTTCTGAAGCCTGATGGTGATAACTGCAGCCCAACAACTCCTATCTTTGACACCTACATTATTCAAACCACGCTGTGCTTCCTCTGCATGCTGGTCGGACGCTCACAGAACTGCAAAGTGCTGCCGAAGTTGTTTAAGAAGCTGCTGAGTGTCGACGTGCTCTGGAAAGGAGTCCTCAGACTTTTGGGCGGCAGTGTAGCTGCTTTGAAGGTCTCCAATCTGGAAACAGACAAAAGCATTACTTTGACAGATACCACTGGGAAGATTACACTTTGTCTCTTTAACTACTGCAATGTTTGGATGTTAAGATGAATACAAAAGTGATGAATTACCTTTTCACAGAGAATGGAGAAATTGAAGTGTGGCTCATACATGTGAGGGGCCAGTGATGCAGCAGTCTGCAGGAAGGCTTTAGACTAGATCAAAGATAGGACAACCATGAATACTTTCATCAGAGAGCTCACTCCCACCACCTCTTTGCCAGATGACACCATTTACATCATGAAACAGACAGCAGAAATTTGGCTTAaattacagcctacattttctCATTTATAGTAGGTTTGCAGCTGAGGAGTGGGCAGGGACACCTTCAAAATCAGACAGCTAACACATCATTCTGTCATCTTGTTAGCTCAGTGGCAGTCACGATTATAGCTTACAGCTGAAAACAATTTATTAGAAATCGTACATCAACAGCCTTTTCCGTATCATGCAGTGTTGCAATAAGGCTTTTAAGgtaaataaaaaactaaaaaaaaataggtaCTTTTATGTGGTTTGAAATTCAAATACCCTTACACAATATTAGTTCTGCTCATAGCTTCCATTCCAACCATCATGATCCAAAAACAGCCGATGGCTGGCACCTAGCTGTGTTTGAGGGAGGCACACAGTCCGTGCTGCTGTGGGATAACCACAGCCTCATACAGTATGTCTAAGAATATCTTGTCTCAGATCGTTATGCTAAATGATTTATCATCCAGCTCCTGGTTGGTCTAATTCGTGGCTTATAGCTCGTTGGATTTATATTGTGCAATTGTAACCTTCAAATGATTACTGTTTTGTAGGAACATTTTTGAAGAATCAATACTGTAATGGGTGTTATTAAGAAATATTCTTAATACAGGCTTCACTTAAGTTTAACAACAATTAAGACAAATTAATGGTCCTTTAATAATAAGCTGTTGGAGGGACTTAAATGACACCAATATGACCTCATACCTCATATTTTAATAGCTGAATAAAACCTACATGACTCAAAGATATGTCCTCACCTGTTCGATGCGACCTTTGCGCAGCTCCAGCACAGCCAGGTTGTTGTAGGCCTCAGCATGGTCATTATTAAAAGCTAAAGCCAGTTTAAAACACTGGTAGGCCAGTGTCAAGTCCCCTATGCCCTGTAAACACAGAACACAAGCACTTTGTACCAACTTCTATTTGCTAACAGTCAACATTTAATCTGTTTTATCTGTGAGCCATTTAAGAGAGGGTACTTAGTATTAAAGGGATAATTTGGATTTTTTGTACAatgtacttatccatagtcggTGGCTAACCTACAGTAGATGACGGTCGGTATGACAAGAGTACTGCCATGGAAGCTAAGCTATATACTGCTGCGGACAGGGACAAGTCCAattttagccacctgaaaaaTCAACGTCTGTTCATGTGAACactttatttagaatattttcactgctttactttgccgtcagacagcccttttaagATGagaaactgaagccattatctgtgctctcttcaaagccaccacattcctttgacaaaaacaatcattttacctcacagaacacaggagttgctggtctattGCTGCCTCAATCACTTAGTTTATGTTATACACTGGTatagtgtgactttggtgaatccaaactaaccctttaaaactccaaagtcacacaataacacaaacaaactgaccgATAGAGGCAGTGGTACCAGCAGCACCGTGTTCTGTGAGATAAAATTACCGTTTTGGGtggcttaaatatgttttgctgctgcccccatacGCAGCAGGaaattgcttagcttccgtggtggtactcctgcctgcttctctaaactgggaTCATGCCAACCGATATGTACTgcaggtaacacactgactatgaatAAGTTCCTTAtataaccccacttcaaaaaatctaaactatccctttaaatcagCAGAAATTCTGGGATATTTTCAGGGTTGATTAACTCACCACAGCCACGTGACCTATGTTGTACCATACATCAGCCTGCTCTTCATCATTGGCCACCAGGGCCAGAGCCCTCTCAAATGAGGACAGAGTCATGTCGTACTGCTGGGCGTAAAAGCAGCACAAGCCCAGGTTGTTGTACAGCTGGCAGTTATACACCCCCATCTGGAGTAGCCGTCTAACAATGGGAGAAACTTATTGAATAACAGATGGGATATAATTCCTCATTATACATACTGTAAcaatatgtcacattacacatgCATAAAAGTTTATCTGACCTGTAGAAGCGCAGGGCGATCTCGGGTTGATCGGTGTAGAAGTGATTGCTGCCTATACAGGCTATGGCCTCCACATGAGTGTTGTCCTGCTTCAGGACATCTTTGTAATACTCTGTGGCTGATGAGATGTTGTTCATCTCCTGTGTCAATATCATAGTATAAACAGTGGTTATGGTTACCTATTTCATTTTGGCAGATGTTTCTGGAGAGAGAACTAAGCGGACTCTATAGTAAGGATCATGGAGACATACTGTACCTCATGTATGCGAGCAATTCCTGTTAGCAGAGTAACCTCACCAGGAAAGTGGTCAAGGCCTTGCTTGAAAAGGTTGAGAGCGGTTATTGGTTGATCCAGACGTTGATATACCTAtggtaaaacaaacacaagggtTTTTAATTTTTGGCTCATGGACAGAGTATTTTACACTGTCCAACAAGCTGGTGATGTGATGTAACGCTATGATGTCTTTATTGTTACCTTTGCAAGGTAGAGATATGTATCCACCACCTCTTGGTGGTTGAGAGCTGATCTAAACTGTTTTTCTGCTTCTCGATATAAACCAAGCCTGCAAAAGTCAGAGATTACACCGATTATAAACATGCAACTTTTGTAAATGCCAGAATGTTGAGCTCCATTCATTTAGATGTCTGTGAGTTACCTGTAGTAGCATTTCCCCAACTGAACTTTCCACCACCAGTCTTTGAATTGAGCATGTTCAGTAGCTTGAGCAGCCAGATCTAAAGCCtggaaaagaaatgtaaagtttgtgtCACATGATCTAATCATTGAAATTTCACAAAGTCATACAATTTTTCTTTGTACTGATTTATTGAACACTTACATTTTTTACATCATTTTCGTGATGGAAGATGTACTCAAACAGTGTCTGAGAAGGGAAATTGTGGTTACTTGACATGTGAGAAAAGCCAATCATCTTGATAATTTTTGCAAGTCAGTGTCAGTCTTACCCTGGATAGATTGGGCTTTTGGGAATACTTGGCCAGATTTAGTCTCGACAAGTTTATAAATGGTCCTTCTGGATTGGTTAACATTGAAGCCTGGAGAAACAAAGTGTCATGCTGAATGTTTCAGGATTTCTTCACAGTCAATACcgtaaaataaaatgcaattaCAAATAAACAGGTGCGCTAACAGATAAAAGATACTGGTTCTATGATATTAATATACAATATTTTATCAGGAAACATATACATCACATTGGAAATATATTCTCAAGAGAAAAATAATATTATGTTAGCCCAAATTCACTGGGCAGATACTATGTTTCAAAGATAAAAGTTCTGGTAGAAAAagtatatttgtgttttacatGGAGCCTCTTGGTTGATGCAGATTTACTTACAGTTCCCAGACGGATAAATCTGCCAGAGGCGCTAGTGACAGGACGAGCAGTGCTTGCAGTGCGTGGGGTCTTGATGGCCTGCTCCATTGTCCCAGGACGCCCTGATTGTGTGCTGGGTCTTACAAATCCTGTGATGGGACGCCCTGATTGTGTCATAGGCCTTGAATTCAGAAAAGAAATTTCAGATCAGGGGACTCATACTTTGCTGAAAATATCATCGATGGTAAGATTTTATCACATTACACAATTATTTTATGGCAGACAGTACCTGACAGCCGCTGTGGGACCTCCACCCTGACTTGTTCCAGGGAGCCTCAGTGATGTTCCAGGTCCTGAAAAAGTCAAGTCTTATCAAGCCATTGagtaaatgtatgtatgtattcacGTTCTAAGTTCACGCTGAGAGGAGTTTGGGCTTACGTGCAACTTGAGCAATTGAGCTCTCATCCAGCATCATCTCAGCAATCCCCTCCTGGTCGACCTCAACTTCATCTATGTATACCATCTCTGTAAGAGCACGGGTTTTCAAGCTCCATGCAGCCTGTTAAACACACAATGTTCCCATCACATGAGATGGCATCGGGTGCAGAGGTAAACATGTCACTATCAGGATCTCTGTTGAACTATCCACATGAAAAAGGATGAAAGGGGATGGAAAAGAGGAACGAGGTTACCTCTGAGATAGGTAAGGAGGAGTCCTTGAGACAGCATGCAGTGAGTTCGCGACAGAAAACAAAAGTTGAGGACAGATATAAataaattgagaaaataaatggaaaacatGGGGcagaaaataacacaaatgaCATGTGAAAAAGAAATGCAGTAAGTTATAGTGACCAAGAATATGCTCTGACAACAACTGAGATAGATGTAGATTCAATGACGTGCCAGTAAATACAGCGTTAAGTAAATTCAATTATGATAAACTACAAAGACTCGACTAACGTTAATCGGGATTATACTCCAGGTTCTGCCGCTATCCTGCGTTAGCAAACACGCAGGCTTTCCCTAATGGATTATCGCTAGCATGCTAGGCTAGACCCGCTAACTACACCACAGTACCTGGTCGTACGGGTTGTCTTGTAATATTTTTGTGCAAATATCTGAACATTGTTGGAGTTTTCGCCTCCTGAAATAGCTCCAGGCCAGAAACAAAGGGTCCATCGTCACCTCCATTGCTCTGGTGGGGAAAAATAGGTGTTAAAAAATCGGCTACCAAGCTATTTAGCAAAACTGGAATGATGGCGAGACCGAAGCTTCCTCTGTCGCACAGCAACGGCGGAGGAGGGCGGGGCTTCACTTCCTTAGCTTCCgctataacaaaataaaacaaaataaaataaaataagcggGAAAAGACTTAGTTTTGTTACTTCGTGCTTAATTACCCATATTTTagtaaaaaagtaataaaacataTAAGGGAAACAAAGCAACTACATCACTGTATCGTCATTGTAAAacatagaaaaaacaaaatagtgcATGACCAAATTGTCAAAGAAGACATTAAATAagtacacaaaataaaataaataaataaataaataaaagaataaaatataacGAATCAAAATTAATCAGTAATGGGTACAGTTAGATAGACTcaatgtcatttccagtaataAATTATTCAAAATGGAGAGATTCAGAAGACTTGAACTTGGATGGATATGAAATTTACCTGATAAAATTAGTTAGTTAACAATTGGTATTTTGCTTAAATATGTGCTTAAATAGCAAATAtcataataacataaaataacattCTTAAGGTACTACCTTACTCTACCAGAATGTTGTTGTGTATGAACAGTCataagaaaatgttttattgtgccTTCTTCATCTATACAAAACTACACCTTTATTTGGAACACCTATGAATCTTGAAATAGAAGAATTGTTGTAATGTTATGAAGATAGATTAGTCTCAATATTGTTTGTGTGAACAGACTGACAATCGGTGTGCTCCACAAATACAATatctaaataaacaaattttaaaaaagcaaatagAAAAtctacaaatacacaaacaaattcCACAAATAAATATACTATACTTCACCTAAATAGTCCACCTTTTTTTGGGACATCTCTGCTCCAGatatacaaacaaaaaataaatgaataaataatttgcaaatataaaatgtatcTACAAATACATTAACAAATTcaacatgtatgtgtgtgtgagaatacatttaattaatttacaaatgaataaatgactatCTTCTTCATTTACAACTTCAGAACAGATATTTGTGAATTCAGCTGTTATTTGTGAATCTCAGTTTTTCTTTGTAAatctcaattttttttcttgtgaatttttaaaatttgtgtatttgtcgatctgttttatattggtaaaatattttattgtgcatttgaaaaatcttttttacatttgtggAAATAATACTGACATAAATCTAACTTCGAATCTATGTAGGCTACATTACAATTAATAAAACAGTCTTATGTAcaattaaaatcatattttgttTCAGGGAAATATTTTGGTCTATGCGTGTAAAATAAGCACAGTAATATAATCTTATTTCCAATAAGTCACACGGAGTTAATGTTGAATTAATTTCTATTATCCAGTTTGAGCCTAGCATAACTTCTCTAGCCATGACGGAACTGTCCTCTCCTGCTTTATTTCCTCGAGGATGAATGAAAGGATCTGATTGGACGGCGAGGTGAAACGTCATCTTTGTGGGCGGTGCTTACGGAATACCAGTGCAGCTCCATCTTTGTAGGATTTGACAGGAGCTTTGACCTGTGTCGAAGAAGACCGCAAGCCTCGGGCTGAAGAATTACGAGTAGCTTCTCACAATGACTACAACAGCTTAGAGACCTGTTTCTGTAACAGAGAGACGGAGGGCTTTCGTCTTATCGGACCGCGAGGCTATAAATTCACATGACCCTCAGAAATGCCTAATTTCAACGCTCTCTCTGGACCGGTGGAAATTCAACGGAACTAATGGGACACACGGGCTTAAAATAAATCCTTTTTGGTGAATGACACTATCTCAGAAAACCTACGTGACAgcgacagagagacacacacggAAGTGCGGACATGGCTGACAGAACTGCTCCCAACTGCCACCTGAGACTGGAGTGGGTGTACGGATACCGGGGACATCAGTGCCGCAACAACCTGTACTACACCGCCGCCAAGGAGATAGTCTATTTTGTCGCCGGCGTCGGAGTTGTGTACAACACCCGGGAGCACAAGCAGAAATTTTACCTGGGGCACAACGATGACATAATCAGGTAATGATACTCAATTGGTTTCAGCACCTCGGACAGCACCTGACCCACACACCAGAAAATGAGCTGATACTGTAGTGCTGTCACTGTGAGTGCTGGTGTCACCTTGTGTCATGAAATatgatatacatatatttttttgagCTCCATAATGAGCTCAAAGCGACACACATCTACTCAACAGCATCCCAGGAGTCTGTCGGGGGCTTCAGTGTCACTCCAGCAGGGCAGATGCTTTTTACCAGCACTCCAGATTGAAGGGTGGTCTCTCTCACTACTACACTGCTGCCACTCCTCTTGTGGCTACAGGGCTGCAGGATTATTACATTAGAGTTAATCATCAAAGCTAAATAGGGGAAAATGCCACTTACAAATTTCCCTGATCTCAAGTGGATTCAGTTTTCaatcaaatatatttaatttatagaAGCATCTTTtttgagaaaagcagcaaatccactCATCAGAGGATGTGTTTGTAGgaaatattttgcatttttgctgaaTAAATGACAAATAATTGACTTAATATTCTGTAGATTGAGTTAACAATTAATTATGAGCATTTTTTTCCTAATAAAGTTCTCAGATTGATAGCTTCCATCACTATCTGACAGCAGACatgtttttctacatttttcaATAGCTTTTCCTGCATGTCTTGTCACTCCAGCGCACAGGGAGCCATAGCTGTAGATTTGGGGGTGGCGCAgaggacatgtccccctcaatatttagaacatgtgcatttgtcaccCCACCTTAAAATCATGAAGTAGTTGAGGACTTTCACACCATAAATGGATGCAGAAGAAGCACAAATTGGTGCGTAagaattcaccagaatgcaggaaattaagtgtttgacgcTCAAATTGTCTGGCAGAGGACCCTCAAACACACCATTTCAAATGTGTCTCCTCCCAGTGTTGTGAGGAGCAGTAATACTGGTGCACTTGAATAGAGCTGTCCTTGAAAGCATCCTTGGATTGGAAAGCTTTCTGTGGGTTGTGGTAACTCGAACAAACCTCAAATCCCCCCCCTCTCGCTCAgataaaacacagcaaagaAACCCGCATTACATCACACACGTTAGTGATCCTGCCTTTCCAACTGTTTTCTCAGCATGCCACACAACAACATGTGTCCAACGCTCCAGCACTCATGttgacatgtgtgtgtgggttggcCTGGAGATGACTAACATTATATACTGTGTCGGTAGTCAGCTGGACTCCTGCTCCATTATTAATGGTACAATAGGGATACTAACCCGCCGTTGCCCTGTGGGTGAAGTGCCTGAGTTCAAGCGCTTAGCTGGAGAAGTCACTGACTACATTTGCAAAACTGATGAATATGCAAAAGTAATGCATTGGTAAACCATCAAACTGGCCATCTGCTCTTTCTACTGCAAGCATATTTGTAAGGATTCAGTCCGATCAGGCTTCTCATGGTGTCATCTGGTCTTTTGTTGCCTTTTCTGCAGCCAGGTtgtttaaaatagataaaaagcTTGGTGATGTGAACACATTTACAGTACGAGCTACACAGATCTTTTGGGCTGTCTGTTATTGTTGACATAGACCAGTTAATAGGCATTTAAATGCAGATCTCAGAGGAGTGCTTGTGAAGCTCTCATGAACACATCCTTTGACGTAGACTGGCACAACCAGGAGCAATCCACAGCAGATTCAGTGCTGAATAACTGTTGGACTGCTCTCACGTTGCACTAACTCATGTGGAATAGATACAGCCCCCTCAGATAGCacaatctttctttctttccttctctcttgttttcctttttctctgtctaTTTTGGTTGTTTGTGAGATACGTATAAATTGGTGTTTTACTTCATGAATTAATTGGTGGCCTTGTTTCCCCCTCCTGGTTTTATCTTGCCCTGCAGCCTCTTTTAGCTGGTCTGATGCGGGGGAGCTAATAAGCAGGTTTTCACATGAATGGAAGGCTCAGCTGTCCATGACAGTGCAACAAGGGTACAAGATTGTCTGGCTGTCTTTCGTTGGTCTGGCtcttaaattaaattcacaGGTTATTGGGCAATAACATAAAATACTGAGGATGTTAATGTGCTGTAGTTAAAACACAATTTCCCTCGAGCCATGTTAGTAAAATGAGCAGTATAACTGTTATTTGCTATCCTTTCCTCACGTCTTAATGTAGCTGTTTCTCACTGTTGCAGCTCAGTATTCCAGTGTTAATTTCAAAGAACCTGAGACTACTGCAAAAAAAGCCTGCAGGAGTCAGTACCACAAGGCTTAATCTCTCCTTTTTAAAATCATGCTGACATGCAGAACATGTACACGCTCACCTGAACAATGCACATGAATGCATTCAAAACACAGACATGTCATGCACACTAAAAAATATGCAGAATAGCAAAGGATGATTTGAGTGTGTGATCCTGTTGAGTCCCCATGACTGCTGCAAAACAGTACACACAATCCAGTCCAGGAAGAAAGGGTGGAGGGAAAGGAATTTGATTATATTTTACATGTATTGTATAAATAATGTCACTTTCTGCACCAAAAATCAGGCATTTTGTTGACATCAGCGTCTAAAAATGTCGAAAGATAGCCAACCCTAGCTTTATTTTCTGCTGTTATACAAAACCTTGGCTTATTAATGTTCTTTGTTATGATCGAGCGTGAGAGTTAATGAGAGGGTGTTATGGACACAGAAATAAAAGGCTGTCTCATGTTACAATATCTTGTTAACATTATGATGGACCTCAGCCAGAGTTATGGATTATAGATGCCAGACTGAGACTGGTCCTGTTTCAGTGAGCCTGGAGAGATGAAGTGaatacatttccatttatattgcCAGAGAATTTTCATGAAGCTCCTCATAAGTAATTTCTTGCTCGTTAGAATTAGCAGGAAGGTGCGAGCAATAAAATGTGTCAGGTTTGCAGAGAAGAGTCTTGCACCTCTACTCTGTGAACTGTATGAGCTAATGTGAACTCACTCTGCATATTA
This Epinephelus lanceolatus isolate andai-2023 chromosome 15, ASM4190304v1, whole genome shotgun sequence DNA region includes the following protein-coding sequences:
- the ttc8 gene encoding tetratricopeptide repeat protein 8 isoform X2, which codes for MEVTMDPLFLAWSYFRRRKLQQCSDICTKILQDNPYDQAAWSLKTRALTEMVYIDEVEVDQEGIAEMMLDESSIAQVARPGTSLRLPGTSQGGGPTAAVRPMTQSGRPITGFVRPSTQSGRPGTMEQAIKTPRTASTARPVTSASGRFIRLGTASMLTNPEGPFINLSRLNLAKYSQKPNLSRTLFEYIFHHENDVKNALDLAAQATEHAQFKDWWWKVQLGKCYYRLGLYREAEKQFRSALNHQEVVDTYLYLAKVYQRLDQPITALNLFKQGLDHFPGEVTLLTGIARIHEEMNNISSATEYYKDVLKQDNTHVEAIACIGSNHFYTDQPEIALRFYRRLLQMGVYNCQLYNNLGLCCFYAQQYDMTLSSFERALALVANDEEQADVWYNIGHVAVGIGDLTLAYQCFKLALAFNNDHAEAYNNLAVLELRKGRIEQSKAFLQTAASLAPHMYEPHFNFSILCEKIGDLQSSYTAAQKSEDSFPEHVDTQQLLKQLRQHFAVL
- the ttc8 gene encoding tetratricopeptide repeat protein 8 isoform X1; its protein translation is MEVTMDPLFLAWSYFRRRKLQQCSDICTKILQDNPYDQDSSLPISEAAWSLKTRALTEMVYIDEVEVDQEGIAEMMLDESSIAQVARPGTSLRLPGTSQGGGPTAAVRPMTQSGRPITGFVRPSTQSGRPGTMEQAIKTPRTASTARPVTSASGRFIRLGTASMLTNPEGPFINLSRLNLAKYSQKPNLSRTLFEYIFHHENDVKNALDLAAQATEHAQFKDWWWKVQLGKCYYRLGLYREAEKQFRSALNHQEVVDTYLYLAKVYQRLDQPITALNLFKQGLDHFPGEVTLLTGIARIHEEMNNISSATEYYKDVLKQDNTHVEAIACIGSNHFYTDQPEIALRFYRRLLQMGVYNCQLYNNLGLCCFYAQQYDMTLSSFERALALVANDEEQADVWYNIGHVAVGIGDLTLAYQCFKLALAFNNDHAEAYNNLAVLELRKGRIEQSKAFLQTAASLAPHMYEPHFNFSILCEKIGDLQSSYTAAQKSEDSFPEHVDTQQLLKQLRQHFAVL